A DNA window from Nitrospira sp. contains the following coding sequences:
- a CDS encoding ATP-dependent dethiobiotin synthetase BioD (MaGe:77307699), with amino-acid sequence MSKPTGMRQFPSVFITGTDTGVGKTLVAAALARYLSQRGIDVGVMKPVETGVVRNQPSDAGRLIAAAQVSDSIDLVRPYAFRLPVAPLDAARGERRTIKISTIVQAYRTLYRQHDLMLIEGVGGVQVPITPTMDVLDLIEKLEVPVIMVGRTGLGGVNHALLTLMALRARQIPIVALMLNRVMPVKTAVARRQERSTIGLLREFTKVPMIGPLPYVSTHDGEWISAVRKIAKTAAIKQLAGLITTSAR; translated from the coding sequence ATGAGTAAACCGACTGGCATGCGACAGTTCCCGAGCGTCTTCATTACCGGTACCGATACGGGTGTGGGGAAGACGCTGGTCGCTGCTGCGCTTGCACGCTATCTATCGCAACGTGGAATCGATGTTGGTGTGATGAAGCCGGTCGAAACAGGTGTCGTGAGGAATCAACCTTCCGATGCTGGCCGGCTCATAGCGGCGGCGCAGGTGTCCGATTCCATCGACCTTGTTAGGCCCTATGCCTTTCGGCTTCCGGTTGCGCCATTGGATGCCGCGAGGGGTGAGCGGCGGACCATTAAGATCTCGACCATCGTGCAGGCGTATCGTACGTTGTATAGGCAGCACGATCTGATGCTGATTGAAGGTGTGGGCGGTGTGCAGGTTCCGATAACTCCAACAATGGATGTGCTGGACTTGATCGAGAAACTGGAAGTTCCTGTGATCATGGTTGGACGAACCGGACTTGGCGGGGTGAATCATGCTCTGCTGACGCTTATGGCGCTACGCGCGCGCCAGATCCCGATTGTCGCACTGATGCTGAATCGGGTGATGCCGGTGAAGACTGCGGTGGCACGACGACAGGAGCGTTCTACGATAGGGTTGTTGCGAGAATTTACCAAGGTGCCGATGATCGGTCCTCTCCCCTACGTGAGTACGCATGATGGTGAATGGATAAGTGCGGTGAGGAAGATTGCGAAGACAGCTGCGATCAAACAGCTCGCCGGCCTGATTACGACATCTGCGCGATAA
- a CDS encoding Thiamine-phosphate synthase (MaGe:77307700), with translation MSPPHNRRSFSGLYLILDSSVCPVQSLTGVFRQAAEAGTTLFQYRNKTASMKDAYAEALPLRKIAAELGVTFIVNDRCDLALAVDADGVHLGQTDLPYADARKVMGPDRIIGLSTHNAKQVKEAEQLKPDYIGFGPIFKPASKQDHDPVVGVEGLRQIRTLTSLPLFAIGGIQLDQVTQMMQAGANGIAVISAVLNAPDATKAVKDLIAQMS, from the coding sequence ATGTCACCTCCGCATAACCGCCGTTCATTCTCAGGCCTCTACCTCATCCTCGATTCATCGGTCTGTCCTGTCCAGTCGCTCACTGGCGTATTCAGGCAAGCCGCAGAGGCAGGGACGACGCTCTTTCAATATCGCAATAAGACGGCCTCGATGAAGGATGCTTATGCCGAAGCCTTGCCGCTCAGAAAGATTGCGGCGGAGCTTGGGGTGACATTCATTGTGAACGATCGGTGCGATCTGGCCCTGGCAGTCGACGCGGACGGAGTCCATCTTGGCCAGACGGATTTGCCCTATGCCGATGCGCGCAAGGTCATGGGACCGGATAGAATCATCGGTCTGTCCACCCACAACGCCAAACAGGTCAAAGAAGCCGAACAGCTCAAGCCGGACTACATCGGCTTCGGACCAATCTTCAAACCAGCCTCAAAACAGGATCACGACCCAGTAGTGGGGGTGGAAGGACTTCGTCAGATTCGAACTCTCACGTCACTGCCTCTGTTCGCAATCGGCGGGATCCAGCTAGATCAGGTTACGCAGATGATGCAAGCTGGCGCTAATGGAATCGCGGTGATCTCTGCCGTGCTGAATGCGCCGGACGCGACGAAGGCCGTGAAAGATCTTATCGCGCAGATGTCGTAA
- a CDS encoding hypothetical protein (Evidence 4 : Unknown function but conserved in other organisms; MaGe:77307701) has protein sequence MGASSRVANSTQLVFCKENVTPDLITRLLGLIPSKSVKVGDLAEHENGYRYSSHLGIWKLDLPNASSDDPVEDQIGQWIELLQPRLNALCRLKELGYSPYLDCMAKTSTLSLCIEAELLGQLGKLNISLSIWLYEPSEAPPTP, from the coding sequence ATGGGCGCATCATCGAGAGTCGCAAACTCAACACAGTTAGTGTTTTGCAAAGAAAATGTCACCCCGGACTTGATAACTCGCCTTCTCGGCCTCATCCCCTCAAAATCCGTGAAAGTTGGGGATCTCGCCGAGCACGAGAATGGCTATCGGTACTCCTCCCATCTTGGTATCTGGAAACTAGATCTACCCAACGCAAGCTCAGATGACCCCGTCGAAGATCAAATCGGTCAATGGATTGAGCTACTCCAACCAAGATTGAACGCACTATGCCGGCTAAAAGAACTGGGGTATAGCCCGTATTTGGACTGCATGGCTAAAACAAGCACACTGTCTCTGTGTATTGAAGCTGAGCTACTTGGACAGCTTGGCAAACTCAACATCAGTCTGAGCATTTGGCTTTATGAACCATCTGAGGCGCCACCTACCCCTTAA
- a CDS encoding tRNA(fMet)-specific endonuclease VapC (MaGe:77307702): protein MKLMLDTNICIYLIKQQPPSVLERFLSHQVGDIGISSITVAELDYGASKSRQASKNRAALEQFLAPLDMASFDREAASAYGKLRAALEQKGTPIGNMDLLIAAHALSLGVRLVTNNGREFRRVPGLKVENWV from the coding sequence ATGAAGTTGATGCTGGATACCAATATCTGCATCTACCTCATCAAGCAACAACCGCCTTCCGTGCTCGAGCGATTCCTCTCCCACCAGGTCGGAGATATTGGCATTTCCAGTATCACCGTGGCAGAACTCGACTATGGCGCAAGCAAGAGCCGGCAAGCATCGAAGAATCGCGCGGCGCTCGAACAGTTTCTTGCTCCATTGGATATGGCATCCTTTGATCGAGAAGCGGCATCGGCCTATGGAAAGCTTCGTGCGGCGTTAGAACAGAAGGGGACACCGATCGGAAATATGGACTTGCTGATCGCCGCCCATGCACTAAGCCTAGGGGTACGACTGGTAACGAATAACGGACGAGAGTTCAGACGAGTGCCAGGACTTAAAGTCGAGAACTGGGTGTAG
- a CDS encoding Virulence-associated protein B (MaGe:77307703): MSSKKTRLFMSGNSQAVRIPREFQLEGDEVEIQRRGNTLVIRPKKLSWDPLIDSLKEFSPDFMKQGRQQSVPQKRKRPFA, translated from the coding sequence ATGTCATCAAAGAAGACCAGGCTGTTCATGAGCGGAAATAGCCAGGCGGTCAGAATTCCACGTGAGTTCCAGCTAGAAGGCGATGAGGTCGAAATTCAACGCCGGGGGAATACGCTCGTCATCAGGCCCAAAAAACTCTCCTGGGATCCCCTCATCGACAGTCTTAAAGAATTCTCTCCCGACTTCATGAAACAGGGTCGCCAACAATCGGTTCCCCAAAAAAGAAAGCGGCCGTTTGCATGA
- a CDS encoding Biotin carboxyl carrier protein of acetyl-CoA carboxylase (MaGe:77307705), with protein sequence MKKRQSARPKKKQPRPIVLPQSFPGAQASADTILTGTQTKQIQDLIDLLRRNNLTELELERQGVRIRVRHEVGMKTITTSVQEAAPAAAQSGSQPAASSGPTAEETAGMVTITSPIVGTFYRSPSPDADPYVEDGDYVKKGQVLCIVEAMKLMNEIESETDGRIVKILAESTKSVEYGQALFLIDPKATQ encoded by the coding sequence GTGAAGAAGCGGCAATCGGCGCGTCCGAAGAAAAAGCAGCCTCGCCCAATCGTGCTGCCCCAGTCGTTTCCAGGAGCGCAGGCATCGGCCGACACGATCTTGACCGGCACCCAGACCAAGCAAATCCAAGACTTGATCGATCTGCTCCGCCGAAACAATTTGACCGAACTCGAACTCGAACGGCAGGGCGTCCGTATTCGCGTGCGGCATGAAGTCGGCATGAAGACCATCACCACCTCGGTACAAGAGGCGGCCCCAGCCGCAGCACAGTCCGGCAGTCAACCGGCCGCATCCTCCGGCCCCACGGCGGAAGAGACTGCGGGAATGGTCACCATTACCTCGCCAATCGTCGGCACCTTCTACCGGTCGCCATCGCCCGATGCCGATCCCTATGTGGAAGACGGGGACTACGTGAAAAAAGGCCAGGTGCTCTGCATCGTCGAAGCCATGAAGCTCATGAATGAAATCGAATCCGAAACCGACGGGCGTATCGTGAAAATCCTGGCGGAGAGCACGAAGTCCGTCGAATACGGACAGGCGCTGTTCCTGATCGATCCCAAAGCGACTCAATAG
- a CDS encoding Elongation factor P (MaGe:77307706), with translation MISTVDFRNGVRLMVEGDPFYIVEFQHVKPGKGGAFVRTKLKSYLTGNILDRTFRSGERFDEPDLEEREMQFLYATGDDYTFMDTEAYDQLTFPKNQLGENADLIKENMIVKILVYEHRPIDVELPNFIELKVVDGEPGVRGDTASGGTKPVIVETGATIKVPLYLEVGTVIKIDTRTRSYVERVR, from the coding sequence GTGATTTCGACCGTTGATTTTCGTAATGGCGTGCGTCTCATGGTCGAAGGCGACCCATTTTATATTGTTGAATTTCAGCACGTGAAACCAGGGAAGGGCGGCGCGTTTGTCCGGACCAAGCTGAAGAGTTACCTGACTGGCAATATCCTCGATCGCACCTTCCGGTCCGGCGAACGGTTCGATGAGCCGGATCTTGAAGAGCGGGAGATGCAATTCCTCTATGCCACCGGCGACGACTACACCTTCATGGACACCGAAGCCTACGACCAGCTGACCTTTCCCAAAAATCAGCTGGGCGAAAACGCCGACTTGATTAAAGAAAACATGATCGTGAAGATCCTGGTCTATGAACATCGGCCCATCGATGTGGAACTGCCGAACTTCATCGAACTCAAAGTCGTGGACGGCGAACCTGGCGTGCGCGGCGATACCGCATCGGGCGGCACGAAGCCGGTCATCGTCGAAACGGGAGCAACGATCAAAGTTCCCCTCTATCTGGAGGTAGGCACCGTGATTAAAATCGATACCCGCACCAGATCCTATGTGGAGCGCGTCCGGTGA
- a CDS encoding 3-dehydroquinate dehydratase (MaGe:77307707) has translation MVRILVLHGPNLNLLGTREQSIYGTTTLDEIDTAIAQAAESLNIEVDTRQSNMEGELVTWIQKARTGYHGIIINPAAYTHTSVAIRDALAAVALPTVEVHLSNIYQREEFRHRSYIAGVAMAQLSGFGPAGYLLALQGLLEHLLEQGMTTDAAAAKPARRTRRRTA, from the coding sequence ATGGTTCGGATCCTTGTGCTACATGGCCCCAATCTCAATCTGCTTGGAACTCGGGAGCAATCGATTTACGGCACAACCACGCTGGATGAAATCGATACGGCGATTGCGCAGGCCGCCGAAAGCCTGAATATTGAAGTCGATACCCGCCAGTCGAATATGGAAGGGGAACTGGTCACCTGGATTCAAAAGGCGAGAACCGGTTACCACGGGATCATCATCAACCCGGCAGCCTACACCCATACCAGCGTGGCCATTCGGGATGCCCTGGCCGCCGTCGCGCTGCCGACCGTGGAAGTGCATCTCTCCAATATTTACCAGCGGGAAGAATTCCGGCATCGGTCATACATTGCAGGAGTGGCGATGGCGCAACTCTCCGGCTTCGGGCCGGCCGGTTATCTCCTCGCTCTCCAAGGGCTCCTGGAACATCTCCTAGAGCAAGGCATGACAACAGACGCGGCCGCGGCAAAACCCGCCCGCCGCACCCGTCGGCGAACAGCATAA
- a CDS encoding Tetratricopeptide repeat protein (MaGe:77307708): protein MASGSRATAAEIDRLATTLAKDPTSKAFIPLAEEYAKAGMWSEAAGVLEDGLKYYPGFITAMVALGRAYDQLSQPTKAKAILEEAIKISPENLRAHRTLAKIYAAEGASVEALRSCDVILALNPLDQESLSLRAALGAAIPNTSDAPPTPPIKSLPAAPQAAVETSVPLPSTIAAFAPLAHETAGTDSAVESALPDIVGDATAAMALALETDQPQTQESPVQELSPSDAIVMQELASEQMSSPAPSRNQATIHRLEQVLQSIHTRRRDRPSPEATATSSRS from the coding sequence ATGGCATCAGGATCCCGGGCCACTGCCGCTGAAATCGACCGCCTTGCCACGACTCTGGCGAAAGATCCTACCTCTAAGGCCTTTATTCCATTGGCTGAAGAATATGCCAAGGCCGGCATGTGGTCCGAAGCGGCGGGAGTCCTCGAAGACGGACTGAAATACTATCCTGGATTTATTACGGCGATGGTCGCGCTCGGACGGGCTTATGACCAGCTGAGTCAGCCAACCAAGGCCAAGGCAATCCTGGAAGAAGCGATCAAGATTAGTCCGGAAAATCTTCGGGCGCATCGAACCTTGGCGAAAATTTACGCCGCCGAAGGGGCCTCCGTCGAAGCGCTCCGTTCATGCGACGTCATTCTGGCCCTCAATCCACTCGATCAAGAATCGCTCTCGCTGCGCGCCGCCCTCGGCGCCGCTATTCCGAATACATCCGACGCCCCACCGACTCCACCGATAAAATCGCTGCCAGCTGCGCCTCAGGCTGCGGTTGAAACGTCTGTGCCACTTCCATCGACGATTGCAGCCTTTGCCCCTCTAGCTCACGAAACAGCTGGCACAGATTCAGCGGTAGAATCGGCCTTGCCTGACATCGTCGGCGATGCGACTGCCGCCATGGCGCTCGCCCTTGAAACCGACCAACCTCAGACACAAGAATCCCCAGTCCAAGAGCTGTCGCCCAGTGACGCGATAGTCATGCAAGAACTCGCCTCCGAGCAGATGTCATCGCCGGCTCCATCGCGGAACCAGGCAACCATCCATCGACTGGAGCAGGTACTGCAATCCATCCACACTCGCCGCCGCGACCGGCCATCTCCAGAAGCTACCGCAACCTCGTCTCGATCCTAA
- a CDS encoding hypothetical protein (Evidence 4 : Unknown function but conserved in other organisms; MaGe:77307710) yields MIDMLNLLPQYKLGQFDSRHRLVIVAAQRAKHLLQGAKHSGASRFTKETTGALDEVLRGEVKYLIGEEARNAMKEAKRGKEGETERLAMMTGEDAKEIKKELSVYVDDAAVKPAPAEE; encoded by the coding sequence ATGATCGACATGCTCAATTTGTTGCCCCAGTACAAGCTCGGCCAGTTCGACTCACGCCACCGCTTGGTGATCGTGGCCGCACAGCGAGCCAAGCACCTGCTCCAGGGGGCGAAGCATTCCGGTGCCTCGCGCTTCACCAAGGAAACCACCGGCGCGCTCGATGAAGTGTTGCGCGGGGAGGTCAAGTACCTCATCGGCGAAGAAGCCCGCAATGCGATGAAGGAAGCCAAGCGCGGAAAAGAAGGCGAGACCGAGCGATTGGCCATGATGACCGGCGAGGACGCCAAAGAAATCAAGAAAGAGCTGAGCGTCTATGTCGACGACGCCGCCGTCAAGCCTGCTCCCGCGGAGGAGTGA
- a CDS encoding Guanylate kinase (MaGe:77307711), which translates to MISTMSTSTTSTASNPRPYVPERRGILFIISAPSGTGKTTLCKQITASVPGIWHSISYTTRQPRPGEEHGREYFFIEEKIFQDMVAKNEFVEYAHVYGNWYGTPRKALMDKMEQGIDVLLEIDVQGALQIKKKVQDAVYIFILPPSMDTLRTRLQSRASDTPEEIQRRLQKVKEEVWSYREYYYIVRNDNLEQSLRELQSVFLAERLKTKRLDMHWLEQNFILEKEPKPGDRDLSSIAKGSITEP; encoded by the coding sequence ATGATCAGCACCATGAGCACCAGTACGACGTCAACGGCATCCAATCCGCGTCCCTATGTTCCCGAGCGGCGGGGCATTTTGTTTATTATTTCAGCTCCATCCGGAACCGGCAAGACGACGCTCTGCAAACAAATTACCGCTTCAGTTCCTGGGATTTGGCATTCCATTTCGTATACGACCAGACAGCCGCGGCCCGGCGAAGAACACGGACGGGAATACTTCTTCATCGAAGAAAAGATATTTCAAGACATGGTGGCAAAAAATGAGTTCGTGGAATATGCCCATGTCTACGGCAATTGGTACGGCACGCCCCGTAAAGCTCTGATGGATAAGATGGAGCAGGGAATCGATGTCCTGCTTGAAATCGACGTTCAGGGCGCCCTGCAAATCAAGAAGAAGGTGCAGGACGCCGTCTATATTTTCATCCTGCCGCCTTCGATGGACACACTGCGCACCAGACTCCAGAGCCGGGCCTCCGATACACCTGAGGAAATTCAACGGCGGCTGCAAAAAGTGAAAGAAGAGGTGTGGAGTTACCGAGAGTATTACTACATCGTCCGCAACGATAATCTGGAGCAATCCCTCAGAGAGCTCCAGAGCGTGTTCCTGGCGGAACGCCTCAAGACCAAACGACTCGATATGCATTGGCTCGAACAGAATTTCATTCTTGAGAAAGAACCTAAACCGGGAGACCGCGACCTGTCTTCCATTGCCAAAGGGAGTATCACAGAACCATGA
- a CDS encoding Protein YicC (MaGe:77307712) has product MITSMTGFGRRQGAWQDGQVTAEIRSVNHRFLETGLRLPKTMSAREEHIKKAIQEHCRRGRVDLTVLVQGGRGGARSLQLDADLAKQYHQTLRNLQKTLKLKGSIDIGLLAGFRDVITISDQPADDPKLAALIEKLVGQALQDLVKMRKKEGVLLAADIRSRIETLRGLKAQVAAKAPSVAQEAFDRMKHRLEKLLTAEIPDVAKLHQELAVFADRSDITEELVRLDAHMIQFDHTLQSSESVGKTLDFLLQEMGREVNTIGSKANDATITASVVQMKAELERIREQIQNVE; this is encoded by the coding sequence ATGATTACCAGCATGACCGGATTTGGGCGACGACAAGGAGCTTGGCAGGATGGGCAGGTGACAGCCGAAATTCGATCGGTCAATCACCGGTTTCTGGAAACCGGTCTGCGGCTGCCGAAGACCATGAGCGCGCGCGAAGAGCACATCAAGAAAGCCATTCAAGAACATTGCCGCCGCGGGCGCGTTGACCTCACGGTCCTCGTGCAGGGCGGACGGGGAGGAGCCCGGTCGCTGCAACTTGACGCTGATCTGGCGAAACAGTACCATCAGACCCTCCGAAATCTCCAAAAGACATTAAAGCTCAAAGGGTCAATCGACATCGGACTCCTGGCAGGATTCCGCGATGTCATTACAATTTCAGATCAGCCGGCCGACGATCCGAAGCTTGCCGCGCTCATTGAAAAACTGGTAGGCCAGGCGCTCCAAGACCTGGTGAAAATGAGGAAGAAGGAGGGCGTGCTCCTCGCGGCCGATATTCGATCTCGTATCGAGACCTTGCGCGGACTAAAGGCGCAAGTGGCGGCCAAAGCCCCATCGGTCGCTCAAGAAGCCTTCGATCGCATGAAACATCGACTGGAGAAACTTCTGACGGCTGAGATCCCGGATGTGGCCAAGCTGCATCAAGAGCTGGCAGTCTTTGCCGATCGCAGCGACATCACGGAAGAATTGGTCAGACTCGATGCACATATGATACAGTTCGACCACACGCTTCAGAGTTCGGAGTCCGTGGGCAAAACACTGGACTTTCTCCTGCAAGAGATGGGGCGAGAGGTCAATACGATCGGCTCCAAGGCCAACGATGCCACCATCACGGCATCGGTCGTACAAATGAAAGCCGAACTAGAACGGATCAGAGAACAAATTCAGAACGTGGAATGA
- a CDS encoding Endonuclease III (MaGe:77307713), protein MNAHSRRHSSATTRPATLARLLLKHQPKAEMELTHRSPWELLVATILSAQCTDQRVNQVTPALFTRFRRPQDFAAAPPQELETLIKSTGFYKNKAKHLIGCGKAVTERFNGIVPRLMEELTTIPGVGRKTANVILGTAFGRPAIVVDTHVKRVANRLGLTTSDNPERIEQDLQKQFPEAQWTAVSQRLLLHGRYICLARKPLCNSCPLYAECHWKGKLPQ, encoded by the coding sequence ATGAACGCTCATTCGCGCCGTCATTCATCAGCCACAACACGCCCGGCCACGCTGGCGCGCTTGCTGCTCAAGCACCAGCCAAAGGCCGAAATGGAACTCACGCACCGATCGCCGTGGGAACTGCTTGTTGCAACGATTCTCTCCGCGCAATGCACCGATCAGCGGGTCAATCAAGTTACCCCAGCACTGTTCACACGTTTTCGTCGTCCACAAGACTTTGCCGCAGCCCCTCCACAGGAACTTGAAACGCTGATCAAATCGACCGGATTCTATAAAAATAAAGCCAAGCACTTGATCGGATGCGGCAAGGCTGTCACGGAACGATTCAACGGGATCGTTCCGCGGCTCATGGAAGAATTGACAACCATTCCAGGGGTCGGACGCAAGACAGCCAATGTCATTCTGGGAACCGCCTTCGGACGGCCGGCCATCGTCGTCGACACACATGTCAAACGAGTCGCGAATCGATTGGGTCTGACCACATCGGACAATCCCGAACGGATCGAACAGGACCTACAAAAACAATTTCCTGAAGCTCAATGGACCGCCGTTTCGCAACGCCTGCTTCTACACGGACGCTATATCTGCCTGGCTCGCAAACCTCTCTGCAACTCATGCCCGCTCTACGCAGAATGCCACTGGAAAGGAAAGCTCCCACAATGA
- a CDS encoding GTP-binding protein HflX (MaGe:77307714) yields MVLSPTTLSKFRAGPRSLRGLRLIRTQLQDRPLSQEDLTDLGYLRLDLIGLLTVSQHGTPGTFYLAHLLPQNKSGRLFEVLKPTPLQGCPIVFDQFIKDLETDLQEALTHHAVTSGSESAILVSASSQGRAEQEERLAELADLAVSVGVAVIDKMAQRIADGHQRYLLGSGKLKEVLIQTLHKGADMVIFDQTLTPAQARAIAEMTDIPIIDRTQLILDIFARRAHSREGKVQVELAQLRYLLPRLSGQGTQLSRLGGGIGTRGPGETKLETDRRKIRDRITHLEREIEQFSKHQDQRRARRDRQGLPVLSFVGYTNAGKSTLLNILTNSHVSAENRLFETLDTTSRRLRFPQDREVIVTDTVGFIRDLPKELVGAFRTTLEELREADLLLHVVDASAPDIDVQMKAVMDILEELDLDKIPQVLIFNKCDRLPAAQAETLCRRYQAIGICALDASTLRPLIDHLATRVHTMTSTEEPDLPPRTAPDPALASPN; encoded by the coding sequence ATGGTGTTGTCACCCACCACACTATCGAAGTTTCGCGCGGGCCCTCGTTCACTGCGAGGACTTCGACTGATTCGAACGCAACTGCAAGACCGGCCTTTGAGCCAGGAAGATCTAACCGATCTGGGCTATCTACGACTCGATCTGATCGGCCTCCTCACCGTATCGCAACATGGTACCCCTGGGACGTTCTATCTGGCGCATCTCCTGCCGCAAAATAAATCGGGGCGTCTCTTCGAGGTCCTCAAGCCGACTCCATTACAGGGATGCCCCATCGTCTTCGATCAGTTCATAAAAGATCTTGAAACGGATTTGCAGGAAGCGCTCACGCATCACGCGGTGACGAGCGGAAGCGAGTCAGCCATTCTGGTCAGCGCATCGTCGCAAGGCCGGGCAGAGCAAGAAGAACGGCTGGCGGAACTCGCTGACCTTGCCGTCTCTGTTGGCGTCGCCGTAATCGACAAGATGGCGCAACGGATCGCCGACGGCCATCAGCGATATCTGCTGGGAAGTGGAAAACTGAAAGAAGTACTGATACAAACCCTGCATAAGGGCGCGGATATGGTCATCTTTGATCAAACGCTTACTCCGGCCCAGGCCCGAGCGATTGCCGAAATGACGGACATCCCAATCATCGACCGGACCCAACTGATCCTCGATATTTTTGCGCGCCGTGCCCACAGCAGGGAAGGCAAGGTCCAGGTCGAACTGGCACAATTGCGTTATCTGCTTCCGCGACTCTCCGGACAAGGCACACAACTGTCGCGCCTCGGCGGAGGAATCGGAACGAGAGGCCCGGGAGAAACGAAACTGGAAACCGATCGTCGAAAAATTCGCGATCGGATTACTCACCTGGAACGCGAAATCGAACAATTCTCCAAGCATCAGGATCAACGGCGCGCACGCCGAGACCGACAGGGACTTCCAGTCCTCTCCTTCGTCGGGTACACCAATGCCGGGAAATCGACGTTGTTGAACATTCTCACTAATAGTCATGTCTCGGCGGAAAACCGCCTCTTTGAAACTCTGGATACCACCAGCCGCCGCTTGCGCTTCCCGCAAGACCGCGAAGTCATCGTGACCGATACGGTCGGATTTATCCGCGATCTTCCCAAAGAACTGGTTGGAGCCTTCCGGACAACGCTGGAAGAACTGCGTGAAGCCGACTTATTGCTCCATGTTGTCGATGCGAGCGCGCCCGACATCGATGTCCAGATGAAAGCCGTCATGGATATTCTTGAGGAGTTGGATCTCGACAAAATTCCGCAAGTCCTCATCTTCAATAAATGCGACCGGCTTCCCGCCGCTCAAGCCGAAACCCTCTGCCGCCGTTATCAAGCCATCGGCATTTGCGCGTTGGATGCATCCACATTGCGGCCGCTGATCGATCACCTTGCGACGCGCGTCCATACCATGACCAGCACCGAAGAACCGGATTTGCCTCCCCGGACGGCGCCGGATCCTGCACTTGCATCTCCCAATTAA
- a CDS encoding tRNA N6-adenosine threonylcarbamoyltransferase (MaGe:77307715), whose amino-acid sequence MATSLSVEIGHATPWIPCPILGIESSCDETSAAILSPDGTVLSNIVSSQDSVHRPFGGVVPELAARTHLSTIDRVVQAALAEARLSRHDLGAIAVTQGPGLAGALLVGLNYAKGLAYGLSLPLIGVNHLEGHIASAWLADPSFPFPCIVLVVSGGHTHLFRRDADGRTVLLGCTRDDAAGEAFDKGAQMLGLDYPGGPAIDRLARQGNPKAIRFPLSRLQKSSLEFSFSGLKTSLLYRLREMDATARAAQSADLAAGYQEAIVRVLVDRAFVAVQSSGVTALAVVGGVSANSRLRALLTARAQADGVRLALPPMAYCTDNAAMIAAAGRQLLLRGHQPSTDLEILPSLRPGAYTDRTTVHAR is encoded by the coding sequence ATGGCAACAAGCCTATCCGTTGAAATCGGACATGCCACCCCATGGATCCCATGCCCGATACTCGGGATAGAATCCTCCTGCGACGAAACGTCCGCCGCCATACTCAGCCCTGACGGAACGGTCCTCTCGAACATTGTGTCGTCACAGGACTCGGTCCATCGTCCATTCGGCGGTGTAGTGCCAGAACTCGCCGCACGCACCCATCTGAGCACCATTGATCGAGTAGTTCAGGCAGCGCTGGCTGAGGCACGTCTCTCCAGACATGACCTAGGGGCCATCGCCGTCACACAAGGACCCGGTCTGGCCGGTGCGCTTCTAGTCGGACTCAATTACGCCAAAGGGCTGGCCTATGGATTATCGCTTCCACTGATCGGCGTGAATCATCTTGAAGGCCATATTGCCTCCGCCTGGCTAGCAGACCCTTCCTTCCCATTTCCCTGCATTGTTCTGGTTGTATCGGGAGGGCATACACACTTATTCAGAAGAGACGCCGACGGACGAACCGTCTTACTCGGCTGCACGAGAGACGACGCCGCCGGTGAAGCCTTCGACAAAGGGGCACAGATGCTCGGGCTAGACTATCCGGGCGGTCCAGCCATCGATCGCCTAGCACGTCAGGGCAACCCCAAGGCCATCCGCTTCCCCCTGTCTCGTTTACAGAAAAGCAGTTTGGAATTCAGCTTCAGCGGGCTGAAGACCTCGTTGCTTTACCGGCTTCGCGAAATGGACGCAACAGCGCGCGCCGCTCAATCGGCAGATCTTGCAGCAGGGTATCAGGAGGCTATCGTCCGTGTGTTGGTCGATCGAGCCTTTGTGGCGGTTCAGTCATCCGGCGTGACTGCATTGGCGGTAGTCGGAGGAGTTTCCGCCAACTCACGACTTCGCGCCTTGCTCACCGCAAGAGCCCAAGCAGATGGAGTTCGACTCGCGCTGCCACCGATGGCCTACTGCACCGACAATGCCGCTATGATTGCTGCCGCTGGAAGACAGTTGCTCCTGCGCGGGCATCAGCCATCCACCGACCTTGAGATTCTTCCATCCCTGCGACCGGGTGCATATACCGATCGCACAACCGTTCACGCCCGGTAA